Proteins co-encoded in one Bradyrhizobium sp. 170 genomic window:
- a CDS encoding alpha/beta hydrolase yields the protein MMAEPAERFYESQGLRLHYADWGNEAAPPLILVHGGLDHCRNWDAIARELQPHFHIMAPDLRGHGDSEWAKGSSYSLTDNVYDLTRLMRFAALQDAAIVGHSMGGMVALAYAGTYPERVSRLVVLDGAFLSGSQPAPIAEQMSRWIDQLDRISRYEPSAFRTIEEAAKRLSARNKRLTPALALHLAGHGVRKGADGLYRWKCDHYQRARAPYRLSSDEYVALWSRITCPTLLMWGDESFLPDPEAAGLLAHFRQAELQKVAGAGHWLHHDRLDEVLASLRQFLGAPQPVQAR from the coding sequence ATGATGGCCGAACCGGCAGAGCGCTTTTATGAGTCCCAGGGACTGCGGTTGCACTATGCCGACTGGGGCAACGAAGCCGCGCCGCCTTTGATCCTGGTCCATGGCGGGCTCGACCATTGCCGCAACTGGGATGCGATCGCGCGCGAATTGCAGCCGCATTTCCATATCATGGCTCCGGATCTGCGCGGGCACGGCGATTCCGAATGGGCGAAGGGAAGCAGCTACAGCCTGACCGACAATGTCTATGACCTCACCCGGCTGATGCGTTTTGCGGCGCTGCAGGATGCCGCGATTGTCGGCCACTCGATGGGCGGCATGGTCGCGCTGGCCTATGCCGGTACCTATCCGGAGAGGGTATCGCGTCTGGTCGTGCTTGACGGCGCTTTCCTATCGGGTTCGCAGCCTGCACCGATCGCCGAACAGATGTCGCGCTGGATCGACCAACTCGACCGTATCTCCAGGTATGAACCGAGTGCGTTCCGAACGATCGAGGAGGCGGCGAAGCGATTGTCGGCGCGCAACAAGCGGCTGACACCGGCGCTGGCGCTGCATCTGGCCGGCCACGGCGTTCGGAAGGGCGCTGACGGCCTCTATCGCTGGAAGTGCGATCATTATCAGCGGGCGAGGGCGCCGTATCGGCTGTCATCGGACGAATATGTCGCCTTGTGGTCGCGCATCACCTGTCCCACCTTGCTGATGTGGGGCGACGAAAGCTTTCTTCCCGATCCCGAGGCCGCCGGCCTGCTCGCGCATTTCAGGCAGGCCGAACTGCAGAAGGTCGCGGGCGCCGGACACTGGCTCCATCATGACCGGCTCGATGAAGTCCTCGCGTCGTTGCGGCAGTTTCTCGGCGCGCCGCAGCCCGTTCAAGCACGGTGA
- the hyi gene encoding hydroxypyruvate isomerase encodes MPKFAANLTMLFGEQPFLDRFAAAKAAGFSGVEYLFPYDFDKAELREQLHQHGLTQVLHNLPAGNWAAGERGIAILPDRVEEFRDGVARAIDYAKALDCRQLNCLVGIAPDGVDATDLNEVLVGNLRFAADALAREQIKLLIEPINTIDIPGFFLNRTEQALQIIADVRSSNLFVQYDIYHMQVMEGDIARSLQRHLPRIAHVQLADNPGRNEPGTGEINYPFLFRHLDAIGYRGWVGCEYKPRTTTVEGLGWHAALTADT; translated from the coding sequence GTGCCCAAATTTGCCGCCAATCTCACCATGCTGTTCGGCGAGCAGCCGTTCCTCGATCGCTTCGCCGCTGCCAAGGCCGCAGGCTTCAGCGGGGTGGAATATCTGTTCCCGTATGATTTCGACAAGGCCGAGCTGCGCGAGCAGTTGCACCAGCACGGGCTGACCCAGGTGCTGCACAACCTTCCCGCGGGCAATTGGGCAGCCGGCGAGCGCGGCATCGCCATCCTGCCCGACAGGGTGGAGGAGTTTCGCGACGGCGTCGCGCGCGCCATCGATTACGCCAAGGCGCTCGATTGCCGTCAGCTCAACTGCCTGGTCGGCATCGCGCCCGACGGCGTGGATGCGACCGATCTCAACGAGGTATTGGTAGGCAATCTGCGCTTCGCCGCAGATGCGCTCGCCAGGGAGCAGATCAAGCTTCTGATTGAGCCGATCAACACGATCGATATCCCGGGGTTCTTTCTGAACCGGACCGAACAGGCGCTTCAGATCATTGCGGACGTCCGCTCGAGCAATTTGTTCGTGCAGTACGACATCTACCACATGCAGGTGATGGAAGGCGACATTGCGCGGAGCCTGCAAAGACATCTGCCGCGCATCGCTCACGTCCAGCTCGCCGACAACCCCGGCCGCAATGAGCCGGGTACGGGCGAGATCAACTATCCCTTCCTGTTCCGCCATCTCGACGCTATTGGTTATCGCGGCTGGGTCGGGTGCGAATACAAGCCGAGGACGACGACGGTCGAGGGCCTCGGTTGGCACGCCGCGCTGACGGCCGATACCTGA
- a CDS encoding thiamine pyrophosphate-dependent enzyme: MNSDTSARNTKVMNRFDLTSRLISKLKNEEAVIGGIGNTNFDLWAAGHRPQNFYMLGSMGLAFPIALGVALAQPDRRVFALEGDGSLLMQLGSLSTIATLAPKNLTMVVMDNGIYQITGAQPTPGAAVADIVAIALASGLTHSSWAADEDDFERLIEASMSATGPTLIGVRIDDKPGTGTTRRDPVQIRERFMHGMGVREPL; the protein is encoded by the coding sequence ATGAACAGCGACACGTCCGCCCGCAATACCAAGGTCATGAACCGCTTCGATCTCACTTCGCGGCTGATCTCGAAATTGAAGAACGAGGAAGCCGTGATCGGCGGCATCGGCAATACCAATTTCGACCTGTGGGCCGCCGGCCACCGGCCGCAGAATTTCTACATGCTCGGCAGCATGGGCCTCGCCTTCCCGATCGCGCTCGGCGTGGCGCTGGCGCAACCGGACCGGCGCGTGTTCGCGCTGGAGGGCGACGGCTCGCTGCTGATGCAATTGGGTTCGCTCTCGACCATCGCGACGCTGGCGCCGAAAAACCTCACCATGGTGGTGATGGACAACGGCATCTATCAGATCACTGGCGCGCAACCGACGCCGGGCGCCGCCGTCGCCGATATCGTCGCCATCGCGCTCGCGAGCGGGCTCACCCACTCTAGCTGGGCGGCGGACGAAGACGATTTCGAGCGCCTGATCGAAGCGTCCATGTCGGCCACAGGCCCGACGCTGATCGGCGTGCGGATCGACGACAAGCCGGGCACAGGCACCACCCGCCGCGATCCCGTGCAAATCCGGGAGCGCTTCATGCACGGTATGGGCGTACGGGAACCTCTCTGA
- a CDS encoding VanZ family protein, with protein MTIILRLFAWGLAAAIAFATLGPAGQRPHSNLGQNGEHALAFVLLGLAFGLAYTRDRPRTAALVIAFTGLIEVLQFLAPGRHARLEDFVVDALAGSLGLAAAAALDWMIRRTQRSLP; from the coding sequence ATGACGATCATTCTTCGACTATTCGCCTGGGGCCTGGCCGCCGCCATCGCCTTTGCAACGCTCGGACCGGCGGGACAGCGGCCCCATTCAAACCTGGGGCAGAACGGCGAGCATGCGCTTGCCTTCGTGCTGCTGGGACTGGCCTTCGGACTGGCCTACACGCGCGACCGGCCGCGTACGGCTGCCCTCGTCATCGCCTTCACCGGCCTGATCGAAGTGCTGCAGTTCCTGGCGCCCGGCCGGCACGCACGCCTGGAAGATTTTGTGGTCGACGCGCTGGCGGGATCCCTCGGCCTTGCGGCTGCTGCCGCGCTCGACTGGATGATCAGGCGAACCCAGCGATCGCTGCCTTAG
- a CDS encoding DUF1236 domain-containing protein has translation MNNRLAVSLIAASLLVPGAAFAQSTTAQGAAEGAARGGEVGGPVGAIVGGTVGAAVGAAVEIPNAVITSIPRDRSVVIREEVVVGEPLPPTVALRTVPRHTEYRYAVVNDRRVIVEPRTRRVVRILD, from the coding sequence ATGAATAATCGTTTGGCTGTTTCATTGATTGCTGCCTCGCTGCTGGTCCCAGGCGCGGCATTTGCTCAGTCGACCACCGCCCAAGGTGCGGCGGAGGGCGCCGCGAGGGGTGGCGAAGTGGGCGGTCCGGTCGGCGCCATCGTCGGCGGTACGGTGGGTGCGGCGGTCGGCGCAGCCGTGGAAATCCCGAACGCCGTGATCACTTCGATCCCGCGCGATCGTTCTGTCGTGATTCGTGAGGAGGTGGTGGTGGGCGAGCCGCTACCGCCGACCGTCGCACTGCGGACGGTGCCGCGGCACACCGAATACCGCTATGCGGTCGTCAATGATCGTCGTGTGATCGTGGAGCCGCGTACGCGCAGGGTCGTCAGGATCCTCGACTAA
- a CDS encoding SDR family oxidoreductase: MSDKIRHVRQLSPESAGEAPGRGRLRGRNILVVGGGQRTFDAATDPVGNGRAMSLLFAREAAHVAVADLNRASADDTVGHIAAEGGQAFSIEANIAREDDVNRMIDEAMEGLGGIDGMVLNVGVGVGALGLDGVDLKEWNDTFAVNLTGPMLCCRKALKHVADGSSIVFISSIAALRSGSQLIAYDASKAALGGLMRNVAKEGARRGIRANIIYPGLVDTPLGRHTSAGRPSRSASGVPFGRMATGWEIAYAALFFISDESVYVNAQALAVDSGITGL; this comes from the coding sequence ATGTCAGACAAGATACGCCATGTCCGTCAGCTAAGTCCGGAATCCGCAGGCGAGGCGCCGGGCCGCGGGCGCCTTCGGGGCCGCAACATTCTGGTCGTCGGCGGCGGACAGCGGACGTTCGACGCCGCCACCGATCCGGTTGGAAACGGCCGGGCGATGTCGTTGCTGTTTGCGAGGGAAGCGGCCCATGTCGCTGTCGCCGATTTGAACCGCGCCAGCGCCGATGACACCGTCGGGCACATTGCGGCCGAGGGAGGCCAGGCGTTTTCGATCGAGGCCAACATCGCGCGCGAAGACGATGTCAACCGGATGATCGACGAGGCGATGGAGGGTCTCGGCGGCATTGATGGCATGGTGCTCAATGTCGGCGTCGGGGTCGGCGCGCTCGGCCTCGACGGCGTGGACCTCAAGGAGTGGAACGACACTTTCGCGGTCAACCTGACCGGTCCGATGCTCTGCTGCCGCAAGGCGCTCAAGCACGTCGCCGACGGATCCTCGATCGTGTTCATCTCGTCGATCGCAGCCCTTCGTTCCGGTTCGCAGCTGATCGCCTATGACGCGTCGAAGGCGGCGCTCGGCGGCCTGATGCGCAATGTTGCGAAGGAAGGCGCCAGGCGCGGCATTCGCGCCAACATCATCTACCCGGGCCTGGTCGATACGCCGCTCGGCCGGCACACCAGCGCCGGCCGGCCATCGCGAAGCGCGTCGGGCGTACCGTTCGGGCGGATGGCGACAGGCTGGGAAATCGCCTACGCGGCGCTGTTTTTCATTTCCGACGAGAGCGTTTACGTCAACGCGCAGGCGCTGGCGGTCGACAGCGGCATCACCGGGCTATGA
- a CDS encoding tetratricopeptide repeat protein, whose amino-acid sequence MADPARAEDQQRQRIVSACRSNSPPSAAGKTPDGPPKNREAGRLAASAAPVMFAGGFEKAIERLNQAIELDPDNPHFRLNRGSAYAGNRQFDKAIEDYDRAIALDSSSSLAFLARAEAYVRMADYEHAIEDFGEAIRLFPGNARAYLTRGTTYANKREYDRAIEDLDQSIKLDPECPTGYLTRALLFKLKGDRGRADADYDHAIKLDPDPGNARTFLRRAGAYGGKQDYNRAMEDLGQALKLEPRNVYTLSNRCLFRAIVGTFDAALADCDEALRIRPDDANILHTRGIAYLKKSALDKSVDDYDAALRIDAKKAVSLYGRAIAKRQKGDIAGSEADISAALALKPSVADELAIYGVK is encoded by the coding sequence ATGGCTGATCCGGCTCGGGCGGAGGATCAGCAGCGACAGCGGATCGTCTCGGCCTGCCGCAGCAATAGCCCACCCTCGGCCGCGGGCAAGACTCCGGATGGGCCGCCCAAGAACAGAGAGGCAGGCCGCCTTGCCGCAAGCGCGGCTCCAGTGATGTTCGCCGGCGGCTTTGAAAAGGCGATCGAACGGTTGAACCAGGCTATCGAACTCGATCCGGACAACCCTCACTTCCGCTTGAACCGAGGTTCGGCCTATGCCGGAAACCGGCAGTTCGACAAGGCCATCGAAGACTATGATCGTGCGATAGCCCTCGACTCCAGCTCTTCGCTCGCCTTTCTCGCTCGCGCAGAGGCCTATGTCAGAATGGCCGACTATGAGCATGCGATCGAGGATTTCGGCGAAGCCATCAGGCTGTTCCCCGGTAACGCTCGCGCCTACCTGACGCGCGGTACTACCTACGCGAACAAGCGCGAATACGACCGGGCCATCGAAGATCTTGACCAGTCGATCAAGCTCGATCCCGAGTGCCCAACCGGCTATCTCACGAGAGCGCTGCTCTTCAAGCTGAAGGGCGACCGTGGTCGCGCCGACGCCGACTATGACCACGCGATCAAACTGGACCCGGATCCCGGAAATGCGAGGACATTCTTGCGTCGGGCTGGCGCCTATGGAGGTAAGCAAGACTATAATCGTGCGATGGAAGACCTCGGCCAGGCGTTGAAGCTTGAGCCCCGTAACGTCTATACCTTGAGCAATCGCTGCTTGTTCCGAGCGATCGTCGGCACGTTCGACGCCGCACTAGCCGATTGCGACGAAGCGCTGCGGATACGGCCAGACGACGCCAACATCCTCCACACTCGCGGCATTGCCTACCTCAAAAAAAGCGCGCTCGATAAGTCCGTCGACGACTATGACGCCGCACTGCGGATCGATGCGAAAAAGGCGGTCTCGCTGTACGGACGCGCAATAGCTAAACGGCAAAAGGGGGATATCGCCGGCAGCGAGGCCGACATCTCCGCGGCGCTGGCCCTCAAACCAAGTGTCGCGGACGAACTGGCAATTTACGGCGTCAAGTGA
- a CDS encoding thiamine pyrophosphate-binding protein — protein MAVAEEKTSPEASEKSWHGIVLQSLKRNDIRLVPYVPDRVLTTLIRNLHADPFFTTFPTAREEEAVGIVSGAWMGGMRGAVLMQTSGFATLANVLASLAIPYQIPLIMFVSERGTLGEFNYGQSLVCRTMRPVLDSLAMEHHTATRLDEFEFIVGRSIKQAITTQAPVALILSPLLTGGKVFDK, from the coding sequence ATGGCGGTTGCGGAGGAAAAAACCTCGCCCGAAGCCTCTGAGAAGAGCTGGCATGGCATCGTGCTGCAAAGCCTCAAGCGCAACGATATCCGTCTTGTCCCCTACGTGCCCGACCGCGTCCTGACCACGCTGATCAGGAACCTGCACGCTGATCCCTTCTTCACGACCTTCCCCACCGCGCGCGAGGAGGAAGCGGTCGGCATCGTCTCCGGCGCCTGGATGGGCGGCATGCGCGGCGCGGTGCTGATGCAGACTTCGGGATTTGCCACGCTCGCGAACGTGCTGGCGTCGCTCGCGATCCCCTATCAGATCCCGCTGATCATGTTCGTGTCCGAGCGCGGCACGCTCGGCGAATTCAACTACGGCCAGTCGCTGGTGTGCCGCACCATGCGCCCGGTGCTGGATTCGCTCGCGATGGAGCACCACACCGCCACACGGCTCGACGAATTCGAGTTCATCGTCGGCCGCTCCATCAAGCAGGCCATCACCACACAGGCGCCGGTGGCGCTGATCCTGTCGCCGCTTTTGACCGGCGGCAAGGTCTTCGACAAATGA
- a CDS encoding hydroxyacid dehydrogenase, whose product MTVNNKRVFYVKYLANEIYVDILKARPDVRLDRLENESPDALAAPILAAAHAYQVGAARDEIARHFHVDKDLLRRAPNLLIVSSNGAGFDPVDVDACTAAGVLVVNQSGGNANSVAEHALGMLLTLSKRILESDRALRREANVNRNALIGNEAQGKTIGIVGIGNVGRRIAELCSGLLHMKVIAYDPYLTAEEIAARGAEKVELHDLMRRSDFVSISCPLTKDNRRMIGVREFALMQPHAFFITTARGFIHDEEALYEALRDKRIAGAGLDVWDKEPPPPEHPLLQFDNVLASPHTAGVTKEARVNMGRIAAEQILDALDGKRPPRVVNPEVWPAYVKRFDRAFGFAPK is encoded by the coding sequence ATGACCGTCAACAACAAGCGTGTGTTCTACGTCAAATATCTCGCCAATGAGATTTACGTTGATATCCTCAAGGCCCGCCCGGACGTGCGGCTCGACCGGCTGGAGAACGAAAGTCCCGATGCGCTCGCAGCGCCAATTCTGGCGGCGGCGCATGCCTATCAGGTCGGCGCGGCGCGTGACGAAATCGCCAGGCATTTCCATGTCGACAAGGACCTGTTGCGGCGGGCGCCGAACCTCCTGATCGTGTCCTCGAACGGCGCGGGCTTCGATCCCGTTGATGTCGATGCCTGCACCGCGGCGGGGGTTCTCGTCGTCAACCAATCCGGCGGCAACGCCAATTCGGTCGCCGAGCATGCGCTCGGCATGCTGCTGACGCTGTCCAAACGTATCCTCGAATCCGACCGCGCGCTGCGCCGCGAGGCCAACGTCAATCGCAATGCGCTGATCGGCAACGAGGCGCAGGGCAAGACCATCGGCATCGTCGGGATCGGCAATGTCGGCCGCCGTATCGCCGAACTCTGCAGCGGCCTGCTGCACATGAAGGTGATTGCCTACGATCCCTATCTGACCGCGGAAGAAATCGCCGCCCGCGGCGCTGAAAAGGTCGAGCTTCACGATCTGATGCGCCGCTCGGACTTCGTCTCGATCTCATGCCCCCTGACCAAGGACAATCGCCGCATGATCGGCGTCCGCGAGTTCGCGCTGATGCAGCCGCACGCATTCTTCATCACCACCGCCCGTGGCTTCATTCACGATGAGGAAGCGCTGTACGAGGCGTTGCGCGACAAGCGGATCGCGGGAGCCGGCCTCGACGTCTGGGACAAGGAGCCGCCGCCGCCGGAGCATCCGCTGCTGCAGTTCGACAATGTACTGGCGAGCCCGCACACGGCGGGCGTGACGAAGGAAGCGCGGGTGAACATGGGCAGGATCGCCGCCGAACAGATTCTCGATGCGCTCGACGGCAAGCGGCCGCCGCGCGTCGTCAATCCCGAGGTGTGGCCGGCTTACGTCAAGCGCTTCGATCGCGCATTCGGATTTGCGCCGAAATAG
- a CDS encoding 2-hydroxy-3-oxopropionate reductase, with product MNKKRQRGVEMIDIGFIGLGTMGRPMAGHLQTAGHRLFLHDVVPIAPELVAAGGVVCKSGKEVAERADVVIIMVPDTPHVEAVLFAPDGVAAGLSKGQIVVDMSSISPLATKEFAKKVEALGADYLDAPVSGGEVGAKAASLTIMVGGPERAFNAMKPVFDKMGENVTLVGANGDGQTTKVANQIIVALTIEAVGEALLFASKAGADPALVRQALMGGFASSRILEVHGERMVKRNFEPGFRIELHQKDLNLALEGARALGISLPSTAVAQQLFSSCTAHGGKAWDHSGMVRALEMMANHQVAKG from the coding sequence CTGAACAAGAAACGACAAAGGGGAGTTGAAATGATCGATATCGGCTTTATCGGCCTCGGCACCATGGGGCGTCCGATGGCGGGTCATCTGCAGACTGCCGGCCACCGCCTGTTCCTGCACGATGTTGTGCCCATTGCACCTGAGCTGGTTGCGGCGGGCGGCGTGGTCTGCAAGTCGGGCAAGGAAGTCGCCGAGCGGGCCGACGTCGTCATCATCATGGTGCCCGATACGCCGCATGTGGAAGCGGTCCTGTTCGCGCCTGATGGCGTCGCGGCCGGGCTCTCGAAAGGGCAGATCGTCGTCGACATGAGCTCGATCTCGCCGCTTGCCACCAAGGAATTTGCCAAGAAGGTGGAAGCGCTCGGCGCCGATTATCTCGATGCGCCCGTCTCCGGCGGCGAGGTCGGCGCGAAGGCGGCAAGCCTGACCATCATGGTCGGCGGACCGGAGCGCGCGTTCAACGCGATGAAGCCGGTGTTCGACAAGATGGGCGAGAACGTCACCCTGGTCGGCGCCAATGGTGACGGACAGACGACCAAGGTTGCCAACCAGATCATCGTGGCGCTGACGATCGAGGCGGTCGGCGAGGCGCTGCTGTTCGCATCGAAAGCGGGAGCAGATCCGGCGTTGGTGCGGCAGGCGCTGATGGGCGGCTTTGCATCGTCTCGGATTCTTGAAGTGCATGGCGAGCGCATGGTGAAGCGCAATTTTGAGCCGGGCTTCCGTATCGAACTGCACCAGAAGGATCTCAACCTGGCGCTGGAGGGCGCGCGTGCGCTCGGCATTTCCTTGCCAAGCACGGCGGTCGCCCAGCAATTGTTCAGTTCCTGCACCGCCCATGGCGGCAAGGCATGGGACCATTCGGGCATGGTGCGCGCGCTGGAGATGATGGCGAACCACCAGGTCGCAAAAGGCTGA
- a CDS encoding aspartate aminotransferase family protein — translation MPAADEAISTQDVIARRNRLLGPAYRLFYDQPVQFVRGEGVWLYDAAGHRYLDAYNNVASVGHCHPHVVQAIARQAAVLNTHTRYLHETVLDFAEKLLATFPHQIGHVMFTCTGSEANDLALRVARTCTGGTGFIVTANAYHGVTSALAELSPSLGLSLPEGSHVRLVPAPVSAANAGEIFAGHVGDALNDMKKSGIRPAALLVDTIFSSDGVFADPPGFLRPAVEAVRTEGALFIADEVQPGFGRCGEQMWGFARHGLVPDLVTMGKPMGNGHPVAGMAARPELLAEFGRRSRYFNTFGGNPVSAAAGIAVLDVIESEGLMQNAQRTGGYLVKLLGQLQARHPLIAEIRGAGLFIGVELRHGGQTGTPAAAEAARVVNLLRERRVLISSAGPHGNVLKIRPPLVFGTEHADQLVQTLDQALAELSLMAEE, via the coding sequence ATGCCCGCCGCCGATGAGGCCATTTCGACACAAGACGTGATCGCGCGCCGCAATCGGCTGCTCGGGCCGGCGTACCGGCTGTTCTACGACCAGCCGGTCCAGTTCGTCCGCGGCGAAGGCGTCTGGCTCTACGATGCCGCCGGTCATCGCTATCTGGACGCCTACAACAACGTTGCATCCGTCGGGCACTGCCACCCGCACGTCGTGCAGGCGATTGCGCGGCAGGCCGCCGTGCTCAACACGCATACGCGCTACCTGCACGAGACCGTGCTCGACTTCGCGGAAAAACTGCTTGCGACGTTTCCGCACCAGATCGGCCACGTCATGTTCACCTGCACCGGCAGCGAGGCCAACGACCTCGCCTTGCGCGTCGCGCGAACCTGCACCGGCGGCACCGGCTTCATCGTCACCGCAAACGCCTATCACGGCGTCACCAGCGCGCTGGCCGAGCTATCGCCTTCGCTCGGACTTTCGCTTCCAGAAGGAAGTCACGTGCGGCTGGTGCCGGCGCCGGTTTCGGCTGCCAACGCCGGCGAAATCTTTGCCGGTCACGTCGGCGACGCACTGAACGACATGAAGAAGAGCGGCATCCGCCCGGCAGCGCTCCTGGTCGACACCATCTTTTCCAGCGACGGCGTGTTCGCCGACCCGCCCGGCTTTCTGCGCCCGGCGGTCGAAGCCGTCCGGACAGAAGGCGCGCTGTTCATCGCCGACGAGGTGCAACCCGGCTTCGGCCGCTGCGGCGAACAGATGTGGGGCTTTGCCCGCCACGGCCTCGTTCCCGATCTCGTCACCATGGGCAAGCCGATGGGGAATGGCCATCCCGTCGCCGGGATGGCCGCGCGTCCAGAACTGCTGGCCGAGTTTGGCCGGCGGTCGCGCTACTTCAACACCTTCGGCGGCAATCCGGTATCCGCCGCCGCCGGCATTGCGGTGCTCGACGTGATCGAATCCGAAGGGTTGATGCAGAACGCGCAACGTACCGGTGGCTATCTGGTCAAATTGCTCGGGCAGCTACAGGCGCGACATCCACTGATCGCGGAAATCCGCGGTGCCGGCTTATTCATCGGCGTCGAACTGCGGCACGGCGGACAAACGGGAACGCCTGCCGCAGCGGAGGCCGCGCGTGTCGTGAACTTGCTGCGTGAACGGCGCGTGCTGATCAGTTCCGCCGGACCACACGGCAACGTGCTCAAGATCCGCCCACCGCTGGTGTTCGGCACCGAACATGCCGACCAGCTTGTCCAGACGCTCGATCAGGCGCTGGCGGAATTAAGCTTGATGGCGGAGGAGTAA
- the gcl gene encoding glyoxylate carboligase yields the protein MAKMRAIDAAVRILEKEGVTIAFGVPGAAINPLYSALKRRGSIGHILARHVEGASHMAEGYTRAKAGNIGVCIGTSGPAGTDMITGLYSAIADSIPILCITGQAPRARLYKEDFQAIDIESIAKPVTKWAVTVREPALVPRVFSQAFHIMRSGRPGPVLIDLPLDVQLAEIEFDDETYEPLPVYKPAATRKQIEKALEMLNAAERPLIVAGGGVINADASELLVQFAETVNVPVVPTLMGWGAIPDDHVLMAGMVGLQTSHRYGNATMLQSDFVLGIGNRWANRHTGSIETYTKGRTFVHVDIEPTQIGRVFNPDFGIVSDAKAALELFVAVAKEWRKAGKLRERQAWPAACQDRKRSMLRKSHFDDMPIKPQRVYEEMNKTFGRDTCYVSVIGLSQIAGAQFLGVYGPRNWINAGQAGPLGWTLPAALGVRAADPTREIVALSGDYDFQFLIEELAVGAQFKLPYIHVVVNNSYLGLIRQAQRGFDMDYHVQLSFENINAPELGVYGVDHVAVAEGLGCKAIRVTDPNHAQAAFATAREWMAEFQVPVVVEFILERVTNISMGTEIDNIVEFEEVLDLPLDDTPAKSSAPQSGKLLPA from the coding sequence ATGGCGAAGATGCGAGCGATCGATGCGGCCGTACGGATCCTGGAGAAGGAAGGCGTGACCATCGCCTTCGGCGTGCCGGGCGCTGCGATCAACCCGCTTTACTCTGCGCTGAAGAGGCGCGGCTCGATCGGCCACATCCTGGCGCGTCACGTCGAGGGCGCTTCCCACATGGCCGAGGGCTATACCCGCGCCAAGGCCGGCAATATCGGCGTCTGCATCGGCACGTCGGGGCCGGCCGGCACCGACATGATCACGGGACTTTATTCGGCGATCGCAGACTCGATCCCGATCCTCTGCATCACCGGGCAGGCGCCGCGCGCGCGGCTCTACAAGGAAGACTTTCAGGCGATCGATATCGAATCCATTGCAAAGCCGGTGACGAAATGGGCGGTCACCGTGCGCGAGCCGGCGCTGGTGCCGCGCGTGTTCAGCCAGGCGTTTCACATCATGCGTTCGGGGCGGCCCGGACCTGTGCTGATCGACCTGCCGCTCGACGTGCAGCTCGCTGAAATCGAATTCGACGACGAGACCTACGAGCCGCTGCCGGTCTACAAGCCGGCGGCCACGCGCAAGCAGATCGAAAAGGCGCTTGAGATGCTCAACGCGGCGGAGCGGCCGCTGATTGTGGCGGGCGGCGGCGTCATCAACGCGGATGCGTCCGAGTTGCTCGTGCAGTTCGCCGAAACCGTCAACGTTCCGGTGGTGCCGACGCTGATGGGGTGGGGCGCCATCCCCGACGATCACGTGCTGATGGCGGGCATGGTCGGCCTGCAGACCAGCCACCGCTACGGCAACGCGACCATGCTGCAATCCGACTTCGTGCTCGGGATCGGCAACCGCTGGGCCAATCGGCACACCGGTTCGATCGAGACCTACACCAAGGGCCGGACGTTTGTGCACGTCGATATCGAACCGACGCAGATCGGTCGCGTCTTCAATCCCGATTTCGGCATCGTGTCCGACGCCAAGGCGGCGCTGGAATTGTTTGTCGCGGTGGCCAAAGAGTGGCGCAAGGCCGGCAAGCTGCGGGAGCGGCAGGCATGGCCGGCGGCGTGCCAGGACCGCAAGCGCTCGATGCTGCGCAAGAGCCATTTCGACGACATGCCGATCAAGCCGCAGCGCGTCTATGAAGAGATGAACAAGACATTCGGACGCGACACCTGCTATGTCAGCGTGATCGGACTGTCGCAGATCGCCGGCGCGCAGTTCCTCGGTGTTTACGGCCCGCGCAACTGGATCAATGCAGGGCAGGCCGGTCCGCTCGGCTGGACACTGCCGGCGGCGCTCGGCGTGCGCGCGGCCGACCCGACCCGCGAGATCGTCGCGCTGTCGGGCGATTATGATTTCCAGTTCCTGATCGAGGAGCTCGCGGTAGGCGCCCAGTTCAAGCTGCCTTACATCCACGTCGTCGTGAACAACTCCTATCTCGGACTGATCCGCCAGGCGCAGCGCGGCTTCGACATGGATTATCACGTCCAGCTTTCCTTCGAGAACATCAACGCGCCCGAGCTCGGGGTCTATGGCGTGGACCACGTCGCGGTGGCCGAGGGACTGGGCTGCAAGGCGATCCGCGTTACCGACCCGAACCATGCGCAGGCGGCGTTTGCGACCGCGCGCGAATGGATGGCCGAATTCCAGGTGCCTGTCGTCGTCGAGTTCATTCTCGAACGGGTCACCAATATCTCGATGGGCACCGAGATCGACAACATCGTCGAATTCGAGGAGGTGCTCGATCTGCCGCTGGACGACACGCCGGCCAAATCGAGCGCGCCGCAATCCGGCAAGCTGCTGCCGGCATAA